Below is a genomic region from Enterobacteriaceae bacterium ESL0689.
TATTTTTCTCTGTAATATTTCTATTAGATAAAGGCTGGAAAAATTTTTGTTAATATTTAAGATATTTTTTACTGTCACCCATACCTGTATTGATTTCTTTTTAAACAACTTCTTTTTATCAACTACATTCGGCTTTTAAGTCTGGAATAGTTATCTGTCCGATCTGTTCCAGATGTTTAATTTTCGCTGTAAGTATCGGTTTTTTAACTTTTCCCCAGCGGCTCAGCAAATGGCCTGACATGCTGGCGACGTCTTTTTCTTTCATGTATTCAAGCATTAGTGCGTTTCGCTCTTCTTCGAATTGGCGACGACCTGCCTGGAGTGACTTGTACATCCAGTTAAAGGCGTTGATGTAGGCAATCTTGATTTTCATGGCAGCCTTTCCGGTGAATCCCATGACAACCAAAATGTAACCATCTTTTGTCATGTTAAACAT
It encodes:
- a CDS encoding Rha family transcriptional regulator, whose translation is MVKIAGNKVLTTSLNVAKFFGKRHDNVLRKIRQVVSECPDDFAALNFEETDFIDKNGDIQPMFNMTKDGYILVVMGFTGKAAMKIKIAYINAFNWMYKSLQAGRRQFEEERNALMLEYMKEKDVASMSGHLLSRWGKVKKPILTAKIKHLEQIGQITIPDLKAECS